The Raphanus sativus cultivar WK10039 chromosome 6, ASM80110v3, whole genome shotgun sequence sequence GGAATAGGAGGAGAAGTAATACGACTCCTCCTCGGTCACGTTCTTCTTCCATGGAGGAAGATGCTTTGGGTTCGAGACGTGAGCAGCTGGAGAGCGAAAGCAGCAGTGTTGCGAAACATCTGGAGTCTGCCAACACCGTGTTCTCGTTTATTTGGTGGATCATTGGGTTCTACTGGGTATCTGCTGGTGGCCAAGAGTTGGCACTAGAATCCCCACGGATTtactggttttttttttttttttttacttcctTGTCTAATATTTGTAAGGCCTATTGTCTGAATGCCTTGCTTATTTCAGGTTGTCTATTGTCTTCCTTGGTTTCGATGTGTTCTTCGTTGTTTTCTGTGTTGCGTTGGCCTGCGTTATTGGCATTGCTGTTTGCTGTTGCCTGCCATGCATCATTGCAGTTTTGTACGCTGTTGCAGATCAGGTACTTGTCATAACCAATTCATCTTTATATCCTAAGTCGGTACTTGGTGCTATTTGTTCTAACAAGacaagatgaaaaaaaaaaacaggaaggGGCTTCGAAAGAAGACATTGAACAGCTCACCAAGTTCAAGTTTCGAAAAGTTGGTGATGTTAACAAACACGCTGGTGATGAGGCTCAAGGAAACACCGATGGAATAATGACCGAGTGTGGTACGGATTCACCCATTGAACATACTCTTCTTCAGGAGGATGCAGTAAGTATATACACTTTTCTCGTCTTATATATCAAACACTTAGATAGGTTATGCTTTGTGATTGTGCATTATAGGAATGTTGCATCTGCCTATCTGCTTATGAAGACGGAGCAGAACTAAGGGAACTTCCTTGTGGCCATCACTTTCACTGCTCGTGCGTAGACAAATGGTTATACATAAACGCGACTTGCCCACTCTGCAAATACAACATCCTCAAGAGTAGCAAGCTGGATCAAGAGGAAGTCTAGAAGAAGCAGCTTTGCTTATTCGTGACCCACGTAAAACTTGATCAAAGGAACTTAAAGGGTCCAAAGGTAAAACACGATTGGTGTTTTTAGATATGATGCATTGTTTGTTATATGATTGTCATATATACTACAAATTTGTTatacttttgtttgtttttataacTTGGTTTGGAAAGGAATCAGGTTCTGCAAATCTTATATCTATCATCTTTCACttgctacaattttttttgtattactATCTCTTTGTGTCGACCTCGAATTCATCATGTGGAGATTGATCATTGAAGATTTTGATCGGAGATTATAAGTTTTTCGAGGGTCAAGTCCAGttggttaaaaatatgtaatGGGTTGACTCTGACATTAGAATCACATCTGTTATCTACCTCAACTTGAATGTTGGATGAAATGGTTCTATTTGAATTGGAAGGGATCCAAcataaagaaaaaactaaaccGGAGTCATTATTAAACCAAGTCGGATTGGATTTAGTTTTGTACTTTTGTGATAAGAGAGACGCATAATGCAGACCAACATCGAGTTAAATCCTAAATCGAACACAATTATATCGGTttagattttgtatatttccGACAAATTTTCTCGTTGATTTCGGTTTGTTTCAGACCGGTTATGGGTCTGTAAGAGTGAATGAAATTACTGTATACCGGTTTGGTCTTTGCTTTTGTCCGTGTCACTGAAAAACTCGTGACTTTGGCTCTTTGGAAGGTTTAGAGCACCTCCATTGGGGTCTTTTATGAGGTTTATAGTGAAGCTCCTTAACACTTTTtgaataaaaagtaaatataatagtCAGCATAGTTAAGAGGTGTCCCTTAGATTAGTGTTTTTAGAAGTGAATCCTTAGCGACGTGGCACGATATGAGTGACTCTTGTTAACCTCTTCCTCTTCCCCCACTACTCCACTCTTCTCTGCATCTCGTAAATCTCCTCCGTCGACTTCGTCCCCACCGAGTCCGGCGTCTCACTCGCCGAAGCTCCAGGTTTCCTCAAAGCTCCCGGCAATGCTCCGGTTAACGTCGCCATCGCCGTTTTTCGTCTCGGCGGACGTTCAGCTTTCGTCGGAAAACTCGGCGGCGACAACGAGTTCGGCCACATGTTGGCTGGGATCCTGAGGAAAAACGGCGTCGCTGATGAAAGGATCAACTTCGACGGAGATAGGGAGTTTATGTTTTACCGGAATCCTAGCGCCGATATGCTTCTCCATCCCGATGAACTCAATCTCGAGTTTAATTTTGATTCACCAATGGACCCCTAAATTTTAGAAAGTTCTTAACTcactttatttaattattaatcttttaaattaaatgcTATGAACTCCAAAGTGGAGTTTAGGGATGGAGTTGCTCTTAGAAGAGACATACATACAGTGTGAACTTGAGCTGGGGAAAGGAACGATCCAGGTTGAGGGAGACTATGTTGATGATACGGAGTACTAAAGCTTTGAGATTTGTTCAGCCTCTTCTGCTGGAGACAGGTACCGTGAGACCTTCTTTACTCCACAGTCCTTACGAGTTCTTGTGTTTCGTCTGCGAGCGAGCCTTTTCTGGTTCCAGCAGCGATAGAAATCTCTGTTATAGAGATAAATTGAGTATTGGTCTCGTCAATATCAAGAAGGATGATGCTGTTGCTCTGTTTCAGTCCATGGTTAGATGTCGTCCTCTTCTTACGGTCATTGATTTCAGTAAACTGTTTAGTGGTATTGCTAAAACAAAACAGTATGATCTCGTGTTGGATCTCTGCAAGCGAATGGAACTTCAAGGGATTGCTTATGATCTCTACACTCTCAACATTATGATCAATTGCTTCTGCCGTCGTAGTAAACTCGGTTTTGCTTTTTCTGTTATGGGAAAGATGTTGAAACTTGGATATGAGCCTACCACAATCACATTCTCTGCTTTGATTAATGGTTTATGTCTCAAGGGTCTAGTTTCCCAAGCTGTGGAGTTGGTTGATGGTATGGTGGAAATGAAGGTTGTTCCAAATCTCATCATACTTAACACTCTTGTCAATGGTCTTTGTCTCCAAGATAGGCTGTCCGAAGCAATGGCTTTGATAGATCGAATGATGGCTAATGGATGTCAACCCGATCAGTTTACCTATGGTCCGGTTATGAACAGAATGTGCAAGTCAGGGAACCTAGACGATGCACTTAGCCTTTTCAATGAAATGGAAACCAAAGAATTCAAAGCAAATGTCATTACCTACACCTAGAGATGTCCAAACGGGTTTCACTACCCATTTACGTCCAAACCCATTTAAAATTTCTGTCCATTTAGAGCCCATTTAGGTAATAATATTAAATGGGTTTCGCCGGGTTTGTCCACCTTTGTCCATTTAAATAATGGgttttaatgaaaataattgGGCAGCCCGTTAAGCCCGTTTAACTTTTTTTCTCCTCTACTGTAAACGGCGTCGTTTCTGGTGTTACATCTCTAACCTATTTTTTTGGGATCGTTCTTCACTTCTCTGCCTCCTCTCGAGATATCAAACTAATCTTTTTGGAATCGTTCTTCTTCACTCTCTCTTCCTCGCATCTATTCACGGTCAAGGTTCGTTTTAAACTTGTTTTGATTATTAGGGTCCAGTTCGTGTTTCAAACTgattttttgttagttttgaTTGTAGGGTCTTTAAGTTGTAAAAAGCTTGTTGCTTGTGCTTTATCTAGGTTCTTTGTTTATGGGTTAAGAATATATAAGTTGTATTAATACTCactttgtttcatttttttttacaggGATGGACTCTGAATCTGTGCACACTATGGCGCTTCTTGAAGCTCAACGTGAATACATGTATTAATACTCACTTTGTttcaattatgttttatatgaCATGTTCCAGGTTTCATTCTTTTTATGATGCATATAGGttatgttcatttttttttaaagtaaacaGGCTTTTAACGGACTTTAAATGGGTTTGATGTTAAATGGGTTTATATAAATGGGTTTTAAATGAGTTTAGTTTAAACGGACTTTAAATGGACATCTATTAAACGAGCTTAGACATATATGGGGTTGGACGTAAACGGGCCGGGTAGCCCGTTTGGACATCCCTCTACACCTCTCTCATAGGAGGCTTCTGTAATGCCGGTAGATGGGATGCTGGCGCACAGTTGCTAAGAGATATGATTAAAAGGGAAATCACCCCGGACGTTGTCACTTTCAATGTGTTGATTGATTGTTTTGTGAAAGAGGGAAAGCTTAACGAGGCTAAGGAATTATACAATGAGATGATCAAAAGAGGCTTAGATCCTAATACCATTACATATAATTCTTTGATATATGGGTTATGCATGAAGAATCGATTAGATGAAGCCAACCAGATGATGGATCTGATGACTAGCAAAGGATGCGATCCTGATATCGTAACTTTTAGTACCCTTATAAACGGCTATTGTAAGGCTAAACTGGTTGATGAAGGTATGAGACTTTTCTGCAAAATGTCTATCAGAGGAGTGATTGCCAATACAGTCACTTATAACACTCATCCAAGGCTTTTGTCAGTCAGGGAAACTTAACGTCGCCAAAGAACTTTTCCAAGAGATGGTTTCTCAAGGTGTTCATCCTAATATTGTGACTTACAAAATTTTGCTGGATGGATTGTGTGACAATGGAGAACTAGAAGAGGCTTTGGGAATACTTGAAAAAATGCACAATTGTAAGACCGAACTTGATATTGGTATATATACCATCATCATTCACGGGCTGTGCAATGCTAGTAAGATCGATGATGCTTGGGATCTTTTCTGTAGCCTCACTATCAAAAGAGTGAAGCCTGACGTCAAAACATATAACATAATGATTGGAGGATTATGTAAGAAGGGCTCACTGTCTGAAGCGGATGCATTGTttagaaaaatgaaagaagatggGTATGAGCCAGATAGTTGTACATGGAACACGCTAATCCGAGCACATCTCCGAGGTGGTGACTTAGCAACATCAGCTAAATTTATAGAAGAAATGAAGAGTTGTGGGTTCTCTTCAGATGCTTCCACCGTAAAGATTGTTATGGATATGTTATGGGATGGTAGACTGGACAAAAGCTTTTTAGACATGCTTTCTTGAATGGCTTATCTAACTACGAGACAGTGTCGGTTAGTCTCTACGAGGTAATTGGGTTTATTAGTTGAAATCAATTTCTTGTTGTGTAAAAGTACAACAGCAGTATGTCAAGGTCAATGTGGGTTCTTTGGTTTTGTCAGAGATATAATTAAAGTGCATTGCTTTGCtccatatatatagttttatcaaAGGTTTATTGGCTTAGGAAAAGTTGAAAATTGTCAAGATATTAACCACAACAGAGCCAAACTTGCAAATCTTCCCTAAGCTgcatcttttcttttcttactgTGTTCATCTGTATGCTTTGCTTTTTTAGATATGAACAATCTGTTATCTCTCTAGTATTGTTTTGTAAATTAGCTTTTTGGTATATGTCTCTGCACTGAAACGAACCTTACGTGATCTTTGTTGttttgctctctttctcagAATCTGAACCCTGTAGAGAATGCTCCATGAACTCCATTTTCTCTTCTTCAGGCAAATAATGATTATTGATCTCCACTGATCTTATTTTGCAGATCTTTCTCATCAGCTAGTCTTTGAATGCGAAAAGTAATTGGTCACCAAGAGTTTGGATACTAAGATGCTCCGAGTATGGTATTATCACAGGGATTGTAATCACAAATATGTTACGTAATTAATATTTTCCGTGTGACCTCtgttatatctatattattaaaagagaaatacacTTTAAAAATATCTCTTAATTTTTCAAGTTATTTACAATGGCATATGCCACTGAGAATATTAATTAAACTTTCTATAAAAATGTATGTCTTAACCAGTTtattaaatgtgtttttatCTCTCTGTTTATTTATAGATAGtctctattttaatg is a genomic window containing:
- the LOC108810942 gene encoding E3 ubiquitin-protein ligase At1g12760 translates to MSTETTTNPSVAVDPAPLLSSGDENEGSNNNGRSARRQGLREAAMFLSRASSGRAMREPSMLVREAAAEQLEERQSDWAYSKPVVVLDIVWNLAFVSVAAAVLVMSRDEHPIMPLRVWLLGYALQCVLHMVCVSLEYRRRNRRRSNTTPPRSRSSSMEEDALGSRREQLESESSSVAKHLESANTVFSFIWWIIGFYWVSAGGQELALESPRIYWLSIVFLGFDVFFVVFCVALACVIGIAVCCCLPCIIAVLYAVADQEGASKEDIEQLTKFKFRKVGDVNKHAGDEAQGNTDGIMTECGTDSPIEHTLLQEDAECCICLSAYEDGAELRELPCGHHFHCSCVDKWLYINATCPLCKYNILKSSKLDQEEV